CTTGGCCTTGACCTCGGGTGCCGCCTCGATCGGGTGCCGCTCGTCGGCGACCTCCACGTCGGACATCAGGGTGCGGGCCCAGTGGACCGCGCCCGCGCCGATCGCGAACAGCGCCACCCCGAGGGTGAGGCCGAGCGCGAAGTTCAGCGCGTTGATGTGGCCGATCGGGAAGACGTAGACCGCCTGGTCGTGCGGGATCGCCACGTAGGAGGCGATGAAGCCGACGGTGGCGAGCATCGACAGCGTGAACAGCAGGGCGACGGCGCGCTCGGAGCGCTTGGCGGCCTGCTCGTCGATGTCCTGGACACGGTGCTCGTGGGGCGGCAGGCCGGGGTCCGCGAACGGGTCCGTGTCGTCCGCGACGGTCACCGCGCCGTGCGCGTGGTCCTGCTCTGCGGGCAGGTTCTCTTCTGGAATGTCTTGGCTACTCATGACTTCTTGGCCTTTGCGGTCCGAGCGGCGACCCAGACGGCGACCGCGATCAGGGCACCCAGTCCGAAGATCCAGGCGAACAGACCCTCACTGACCGGCCCGAGGCCGCCCAGCTCCAGGCCGCCGGGGCTCTCGGTCTCTTCCCCGTTGACCGCGTTCAGGTACGCGATGATGTCCTTCTTGTTCTGCTCGGTGAGCGTGGTGTCGTTGAAGGACGGCATGTTCTGCGGGCCGGTCTGCATGGCCTCGTAGATGTGCTTCGGGCTGACGCCCTCGAGGCTCGGCGCGAACTTGCCGTGCGTCAGCGCGCCACCCTTGCCGGTGAAGTTGTGGCACTGCGCGCAGTTGGTGCGGAACAGCTCGCCGCCCTTGGCGATGTCGGCACCCTCGGGGCCGTACTGGGCCTTCGTCGGGACGTTCGGGCCCGCGCCGAGGGACGAGATGTACGCGGCGAGCTGGTCGATCTCGGCCTGCGAGTAGATGACCTTCTTGCTCGGGATCTGCGCGCCGGGCTGCTGGGCGGGCATCCGGCCGGTGCCGACCTGGAAGTCGACGGCGGCGGCGCCCACGCCCACGAGGCTCGGCCCGTCGGAGGTGCCCTGACCGCCGGTTCCGTGGCAGCTGGCGCAGCCCACGGAGTACAGCTTCTTGCCCTCGTCGATGGCGAGAGACTGGGCGGTGTCATCGGCCTGCGCCTTGCTCGCGGGCGCGAACGCGGCGTACAGCCCCCCGGTGGCCGCCAGCGCGAGGAGTAGGACGACGACGGCCGCCAGCGGATGGCGTCGTCGTGCGGAGAGCTTTTTCACGGATTACCCCGGTGTCAGGATCTTCTGCGTCGATGCTTCTGGAAAGTGCGCTTCGGCTGTGCGCGTGGGAACGGGCCCGGCTACTTGATCATGTAGATCGTCGCGAAGAGGCCGATCCAGACGACATCGACGAAGTGCCAGTAATAGGACACGACGATGGCCGCGGTCGCCTGCTCGTGGGTGAACCTCTTGGCCGCGTACGTCCTGCCCAGAACGAACAGGAAGGCGATCAGGCCGCCCGTCACGTGCATGCCGTGGAAGCCGGTGGTCAGGTAGAAGACCGAGCCGTACGGGTCGGAGGAGAGCGAGAGGCCGTCCTCCTTCACCAGCTCGGTGTACTCGTAGATCTGACCGCCGATGAAGATCGCACCCATGATGAAGGTGACGATGAACCATCCCCGGAGCTTCTTCACGTCCCCGCGCTCGGCGGCGAAGACGCCGAGCTGGCAGGTGAGGGAGGAGAGCACCAGGATCGTCGTGTTGGTCGCGGAGAACGGGAAGTTGAGATGGCTCGCCATCGCCTTCCAGTGATCCGGACCGGTCACCGATCGCAGGGTGAAGTACATCGCGAAGAGGGCCGCGAAGAACATCAGCTCGGAACTCAGCCAGATGATGGTTCCGACGCTGGTGAGGTTCGGCCGGTTGACCGACGGGTGCGCGTGCCCGGTTTCTACTGTCGTTGCTGTCGCCACGACCGACATTATGTCGGTCGCTTATCCCGCCCTCACCTCCGGGGGTGCCGTTCGGAGTGTCCGTACCCCGTGTACTGCCCGTATGGCCCATCCGACGGGTCCTCGAAGCCGTGTTCGCACAGGTGTTGACGGGGTGTTCAAAGGAGTAGCATCCGGCGCATCGCTCCTGTCCGTAAGACGACGACGTCCCGCCGGAGGAAGAATGCAGCCGACCGCCACGGTGCTGGTCTACAGCGACGACTCCAACACCCGCGAACAGGTCCGGTTGGCCACCGGGCGCAGGCCGGCCCCTGACGCGCCCGTGGTGGAGTTCGTGGAGTGCGCGACGCCCGCCGCCGTCCTGAAGGAGCTGGACCGGGGCGGCATCGACGTGTGCGTCCTGGACGGCGAGGCGGTGCCGATGGGCGGCATGGGCCTGTGCCGGCAGATCAAGGACGAGATCTTCAACTGCCCGCCGTCGCTGGTGCTGATCGGGCGCCCGCAGGACGCCTGGCTGGCCACCTGGAGCCGCGCGGAGGCCGCGGTGACCCTTCCGGTGGACCCGGTGGAGTTCGCCGCCGCGCTGGCCGCCCTGCTGCGCGAGAGGCGCGCGCTGCACGCCTGAGAGGTCCGGCTGCCGGCCCGCGGTCGTGCGACCGCGGGCCGTCGTGCCGCTGACGCTCACACGGCCGTCGGGCGGAGCCTGGCCGCTTCCTCCGGCCGGGGGCCCTCGGCCTTGCCGCCCACCAGGGCGCTGCCGTCGCGCCATTCCTTCCAGTCGAGGTTCCAGTCGCCGTAGCCGTTCCCGAACGGCTCCATGTCGTCGCCGTACGAGTTGATGACCTTCACCACGTCGCCGTCCTGGACGTTCTCGTAGAACCAGGCGGCGTTGCCGGTGCTCATGCCGGTGCAGCCGTGGCTGACGTTGGCGGAGCCCTGCGACCCCACCGACCAGGGCGCGGCGTGCACGTACTCGCCGCTCCAGGTGACCCGGGTGGCGTAGTACACGGGCAGGTCGTAGCCGTCCGACGAGCCCGCCGAGATGCCGACGGTGGTGCCGCGCATCCGTACGAAGTACTCCTTGCCCAGCACGACCTTGACGCCGTTGCGGGTCTCGAAGCCGGGCTTGCCGGTGGTGACGGGGATCTCGTTGATCTCCTCGCCGTTGCGGTAGACCGTCATCGAGTGCGCGGAGGCGTCGGTGACGGCGATGACCCGGTCGCCCGTGGTCAGCTTCAGCGGCTTGGCGCCCGCGCCCCACAGCCGGTCGCTGATCTTGACGCCGTCCAGTTCGCTGCGCGCCTGGATGGTGGCGTGGGCGGGCCAGTACTCCTTGGGCCTGAAGTGGAGTTCCTTGTCGTCGACCCAGTGCCAGGTGCCCTGGGTGGCGGGCACCGAGGTGACCCGCAGCCCCCGTTCGACGATGGCCCGCTGGGCCTTGTCCTTGACCGGTTCGCTCAGTTCGGCGGTGACCGGCTGGCCGACGCCGTACTCGCCCGCGTCAGGACCGAACTCGACGGTCAGCCGCTTCTTGGTGGTGGGCTTGCTGGTGTCGAAGGTGAGGACCTTGCGGCCGGGTGCCCCGTCCTCGTTCTCGGTGCTCACGTGGACCGTGTAGCGGGCGGCTGCGGCCAGGGCGGAGGTGGAGTGCCAGCGACGGCCGTCGGCGCTGAGTTCGCCTGTCACATAGCGGCCCATGGCGTCGGTGGCGGTGACGTCGGTGATGCGGTTGTCGTCGCCGGACGCGGTCACCTCCAGGGGCTTGTCCGGGTCGACCTTCTTGAGGCCGCCCTTCGGACCGTTGAAGGAGATCTGGGCCGACGCGTCGTACGGCTTGGAGGACAGCGGGTTGCCGCTGTCGCCGCACGCGGTGACGCCCGCACCGAGGGCGATCACCAGCAGCGTGCAGCTGACGACGGTGCGGGTGCGCGGAGAGTGGCTCATGGCCTCACGCTAAGGAGTCGAGCCCGGTCCGGCACGCCGGGTAATCCGGACGAGGTACGGACCGTGCGGCAAAAGCACGAGCCCGGACCCTCCTGACGGAGAGTCCGGGCTCAGCGGGGTTCCCGCCGGTGCTACTGGGTGCGGTTCTCACCGCGGTAGTACTCGAAGACCCAGCCCCACAGGCCGATGAGGACCAGGGGTGCCGAGAAGTACAGCAGCCACCAGCCGAGCGCCACCCCGAGGAAGGCGAGCGCGCCGCCGACCGCGAGGGAGAGCGGCTGCCAGCTGTGCGGGCTGAAGAACCCGACCTCGCCGGCCTCGTCCGCCACGTCGGCTTCCTTGTTGTCCTGCGCGCCCGCGTCGACCCGCCGGGCGGTGAAGCCCAGGTAGAAGCCGATCATGATGCACAGGCCGAAGGCCAGGAAGAGGGCCGTGGTACCGGCCGGCTCCTTCGACCACACGCCATAGACGACCGCCATGGCGAGGACGAAGACGCTCAGCCACATGAACATCTTGCCCTGGATCTTCACTTGCCGGCCTCCTTGCCACCCGCGAGAGCCTTGTCACCGTGAGGCGCGTTCTGGAGCTGGTCCAGGGCGGCGATCTCCGGGTGGTGCAGGTCGAACGCCGGGGATTCGCTGCGGATCCGCGGCAGGGTGAGGAAGTTGTGCCGCGGCGGCGGGCAGGACGTCGCCCACTCCAGGGAGCGGCCGTAGCCCCACGGGTCGTCGACCTCGACCGGCTTGCCGTACTTGGCCGTCTTCCACACGTTGTAGAGGAACGGCAGTATCGACAGACCGAGCAGGAAGGAGCTGATCGTCGAGATCGTGTTCAGGGCGGTGAAGCCGTCGGCGGCGAGATAGTCCGCGTACCGGCGGGGCATGCCCTCGGCGCCCAGCCAGTGCTGGACCAGGAAGGTGCCGTGGAAGCCGATGAACAGCGTCCAGAAGGTGATCTTGCCGAGCCGCTCGTCGAGCATCTTGCCGGTGAACTTCGGCCACCAGAAGTGGAAGCCCGAGAACATCGCGAAGACGACCGTCCCGAACACCACGTAGTGGAAGTGCGCCACCACGAAGTAGGAGTCGGAGACGTGGAAGTCCATCGGCGGCGAGGCCAGGATGACACCGGTCAGACCACCGAAGGTGAAGGTGATCAGGAAGCCGGTGGCCCAGAGCATCGGTGTCTCGAAACTCAGTGACCCCTTCCACATGGTGCCGATCCAGTTGAAGAACTTCACACCGGTCGGTACCGCGATCAGGAAGGTCATGAAGGAGAAGAACGGCAGGAGGACACCGCCGGTGACGTACATGTGGTGCGCCCACACCGTCACGGAGAGGCCCGCGATGGCGATGGTCGCGCCGATCAGACCCATGTAGCCGAACATCGGCTTGCGGGAGAAGACCGGGATGACCTCACTGATGATGCCGAAGAACGGCAAGGCGATGATGTACACCTCTGGATGCCCGAAGAACCAGAACAGGTGTTGCCAGAGCAACGCCCCTCCGTTCGCGGCATCGAAGACGTGCGCGCCGAACTTGCGGTCCGCCTCCAGCGCGAAGAGGGCGGCGGCGAGCACCGGGAAGGCGAGCAGGACCAGCACCGCGGTCAGCAGCACGTTCCACACGAAGATCGGCATCCGGAACATCGTCATGCCGGGCGCGCGCATGCAGATGATCGTGGTGATGAAGTTGACCGAGCCGAGGATCGTGCCGAAGCCGGAGAAGGCCAGACCCATGATCCACAGGTCGGCGCCGACGCCCGGCGAGCGGACCGCGTCGGAGAGCGGGCTGTAGGCGAACCAGCCGAAGTCGGCCGCGCCCTGCGGGGTGAGGAAGCCGCCCACCGCGATCAGCGAGCCGAACAGGTAGAGCCAGTAGGCGAACATGTTCAGCCGCGGGAACGCGACGTCGGGCGCGCCGATCTGGAGCGGCATGATCCAGTTGGTGAAGCCCGCGAACAGCGGCGTCGCGAACATCAGCAGCATGATCGTGCCGTGCATCGTGAACGCCTGGTTGAACTGCTCGTTCGACACGATCTGGAGCCCTGGACGGGCCAGCTCGGCGCGCATGACCAGCGCCATGACGCCGCCGATCAGGAAGAACGCGAACGACGTCGCCAGATACAGCGTGCCGATCGTCTTGTGGTCCGTGGTCGTCAGCCACGACACCACGACCTTGCCTGGCTGCTTGCGCCGGACCGGCAGCTCATCCGCGTAGGTACCGCTGTCGGCCGCCGCGGCACCCTGGGGTTCGTTGAGGATGCTCA
The sequence above is a segment of the Streptomyces griseoviridis genome. Coding sequences within it:
- the qcrC gene encoding cytochrome bc1 complex diheme cytochrome c subunit, which translates into the protein MKKLSARRRHPLAAVVVLLLALAATGGLYAAFAPASKAQADDTAQSLAIDEGKKLYSVGCASCHGTGGQGTSDGPSLVGVGAAAVDFQVGTGRMPAQQPGAQIPSKKVIYSQAEIDQLAAYISSLGAGPNVPTKAQYGPEGADIAKGGELFRTNCAQCHNFTGKGGALTHGKFAPSLEGVSPKHIYEAMQTGPQNMPSFNDTTLTEQNKKDIIAYLNAVNGEETESPGGLELGGLGPVSEGLFAWIFGLGALIAVAVWVAARTAKAKKS
- the ctaE gene encoding aa3-type cytochrome oxidase subunit III; translation: MSVVATATTVETGHAHPSVNRPNLTSVGTIIWLSSELMFFAALFAMYFTLRSVTGPDHWKAMASHLNFPFSATNTTILVLSSLTCQLGVFAAERGDVKKLRGWFIVTFIMGAIFIGGQIYEYTELVKEDGLSLSSDPYGSVFYLTTGFHGMHVTGGLIAFLFVLGRTYAAKRFTHEQATAAIVVSYYWHFVDVVWIGLFATIYMIK
- a CDS encoding L,D-transpeptidase, translating into MSHSPRTRTVVSCTLLVIALGAGVTACGDSGNPLSSKPYDASAQISFNGPKGGLKKVDPDKPLEVTASGDDNRITDVTATDAMGRYVTGELSADGRRWHSTSALAAAARYTVHVSTENEDGAPGRKVLTFDTSKPTTKKRLTVEFGPDAGEYGVGQPVTAELSEPVKDKAQRAIVERGLRVTSVPATQGTWHWVDDKELHFRPKEYWPAHATIQARSELDGVKISDRLWGAGAKPLKLTTGDRVIAVTDASAHSMTVYRNGEEINEIPVTTGKPGFETRNGVKVVLGKEYFVRMRGTTVGISAGSSDGYDLPVYYATRVTWSGEYVHAAPWSVGSQGSANVSHGCTGMSTGNAAWFYENVQDGDVVKVINSYGDDMEPFGNGYGDWNLDWKEWRDGSALVGGKAEGPRPEEAARLRPTAV
- a CDS encoding cytochrome c oxidase subunit 4, with amino-acid sequence MKIQGKMFMWLSVFVLAMAVVYGVWSKEPAGTTALFLAFGLCIMIGFYLGFTARRVDAGAQDNKEADVADEAGEVGFFSPHSWQPLSLAVGGALAFLGVALGWWLLYFSAPLVLIGLWGWVFEYYRGENRTQ
- the ctaD gene encoding aa3-type cytochrome oxidase subunit I, with the translated sequence MSILNEPQGAAAADSGTYADELPVRRKQPGKVVVSWLTTTDHKTIGTLYLATSFAFFLIGGVMALVMRAELARPGLQIVSNEQFNQAFTMHGTIMLLMFATPLFAGFTNWIMPLQIGAPDVAFPRLNMFAYWLYLFGSLIAVGGFLTPQGAADFGWFAYSPLSDAVRSPGVGADLWIMGLAFSGFGTILGSVNFITTIICMRAPGMTMFRMPIFVWNVLLTAVLVLLAFPVLAAALFALEADRKFGAHVFDAANGGALLWQHLFWFFGHPEVYIIALPFFGIISEVIPVFSRKPMFGYMGLIGATIAIAGLSVTVWAHHMYVTGGVLLPFFSFMTFLIAVPTGVKFFNWIGTMWKGSLSFETPMLWATGFLITFTFGGLTGVILASPPMDFHVSDSYFVVAHFHYVVFGTVVFAMFSGFHFWWPKFTGKMLDERLGKITFWTLFIGFHGTFLVQHWLGAEGMPRRYADYLAADGFTALNTISTISSFLLGLSILPFLYNVWKTAKYGKPVEVDDPWGYGRSLEWATSCPPPRHNFLTLPRIRSESPAFDLHHPEIAALDQLQNAPHGDKALAGGKEAGK